In one window of Janthinobacterium sp. 1_2014MBL_MicDiv DNA:
- a CDS encoding SIS domain-containing protein produces the protein MMLKEAISAAECVALQLASDTERYAELGRKLRSTSFSTALTIARGSSDHACNYVAYLIMARLGRVVASLPMSLVTLNKSPLVTRDTLAISISQSGQSPDVVEPIRYFRDGGATTVALVNDIESPLAHAAEWAMPLRAGKEQSVAATKSFITSLVAGARMVAQWQNDPELQAGLEALPEALLEATRVDWSPAIDVLAPARNIMVVGRGISFPVALEAALKFKETSALQAEAFSGAEIKHGPMALIEDGYPLLIFATRGPTQAGLLQLATEMRGRGAKVLLAAPADVAERDLTLPVAATPDLDPIVAIQSFYVMAAKLSAARGMDPDAPRHLSKVTKTN, from the coding sequence ATGATGCTTAAAGAAGCCATTTCCGCCGCCGAATGCGTCGCCCTGCAACTGGCCAGCGACACGGAACGCTACGCGGAACTGGGCCGCAAATTGAGGAGCACCTCGTTCTCGACCGCGCTGACCATCGCGCGCGGCAGCTCCGACCACGCCTGCAACTACGTCGCCTACCTGATCATGGCACGCCTGGGCCGCGTCGTGGCGTCCCTGCCGATGTCGCTGGTAACCCTGAACAAGTCGCCGCTGGTGACGCGCGACACGCTGGCCATCTCGATCTCGCAATCGGGCCAGAGCCCGGACGTGGTCGAACCGATCCGCTACTTCCGCGACGGCGGCGCCACCACCGTGGCCCTGGTCAACGATATCGAGTCGCCGCTGGCGCACGCCGCCGAATGGGCCATGCCCCTGCGCGCCGGCAAGGAACAGAGCGTCGCCGCGACGAAAAGCTTCATCACCAGCCTGGTCGCCGGCGCGCGCATGGTCGCCCAGTGGCAGAACGACCCTGAACTGCAGGCGGGCCTGGAAGCGCTGCCCGAAGCGCTGCTCGAGGCGACCCGCGTCGACTGGTCGCCCGCCATCGACGTGCTGGCGCCGGCGCGCAACATCATGGTCGTGGGACGCGGCATCAGCTTCCCCGTGGCGCTGGAAGCGGCGCTGAAATTCAAGGAAACCTCGGCCCTGCAGGCGGAAGCCTTCAGCGGCGCCGAGATCAAGCACGGCCCGATGGCCCTGATCGAAGACGGCTATCCGCTGCTGATTTTCGCCACGCGCGGCCCGACGCAAGCCGGCCTGCTGCAACTGGCCACGGAAATGCGCGGCCGCGGCGCCAAGGTCCTGCTGGCGGCGCCGGCCGACGTCGCCGAACGCGACCTGACCCTGCCCGTGGCGGCCACGCCGGATCTCGACCCGATCGTCGCCATCCAGTCCTTCTACGTGATGGCGGCGAAACTGTCGGCCGCGCGCGGCATGGACCCGGACGCGCCGCGTCACCTGAGCAAGGTCACCAAAACGAACTAG
- a CDS encoding carbohydrate ABC transporter permease has protein sequence MKLAHRHTLQAWLFLAPALLLLAAFSFWPVGYGSVLAFTDYSLIRETRFVGLDNFRYIFNNEMFVSGLKNSLMFLLMVPFVQVGAITLAVLVNNRLPGIRLFRAAFYVPVVTTVSVVGIMWGFMFHEQGALNYVMMTLRLVNAPVGWLSNDSLALFAVMFVTLWRGLGWYMVMYLAALQSIPSDMQEAAMLDGASRWQRFWKITVPMLRPTIMLCSILSVLAALKAYQEVDVLTQGGPMNSTFTALYYAYDQGLKHLKLPRALAASFIVSLFCIGIALLCLRYLKPKHR, from the coding sequence ATGAAACTCGCCCACCGCCACACCCTGCAAGCCTGGCTGTTCCTCGCCCCGGCCCTGCTGCTGCTGGCCGCATTTTCCTTCTGGCCCGTCGGCTACGGCTCCGTGCTGGCGTTCACCGACTACAGCCTGATACGCGAGACGCGCTTCGTCGGCCTCGATAATTTCCGCTACATCTTCAACAACGAGATGTTCGTCTCCGGCCTGAAGAATTCGCTGATGTTCCTGCTGATGGTGCCCTTCGTGCAGGTGGGCGCCATCACGCTGGCCGTGCTGGTCAACAACCGCCTGCCCGGCATCCGCCTGTTCCGCGCCGCCTTCTACGTGCCGGTGGTGACCACCGTTTCCGTGGTCGGCATCATGTGGGGCTTCATGTTCCACGAACAGGGCGCGCTGAACTACGTGATGATGACGCTAAGGCTGGTGAACGCGCCCGTGGGCTGGCTGTCGAACGACAGCCTGGCCCTGTTTGCCGTGATGTTCGTCACCCTGTGGCGCGGCCTGGGCTGGTACATGGTGATGTACCTGGCGGCCCTGCAGTCGATCCCGTCGGACATGCAGGAAGCGGCCATGCTCGATGGCGCCAGCCGCTGGCAGCGCTTCTGGAAGATCACCGTGCCGATGCTGCGCCCGACCATCATGCTGTGCTCCATCCTGTCCGTGCTGGCGGCCCTGAAGGCGTACCAGGAAGTCGACGTGCTGACCCAGGGCGGTCCGATGAATTCCACCTTCACGGCGCTGTACTACGCCTACGACCAGGGCCTGAAACACTTGAAACTGCCGCGCGCGCTGGCGGCCAGCTTCATCGTCTCGCTATTTTGCATCGGCATCGCCCTGCTGTGCCTGCGCTACCTCAAACCGAAGCACCGCTGA
- a CDS encoding GntR family transcriptional regulator: protein MLAKLSAFKPNPASDTPLYMQLANMLSDGIASGDWRANQALPSERVLSDILEISRVTARKAIDMLCDRGMLTRKRGSGTYITPKLEQPLSRLTSFSEELRQRGFTAGSRWLQRDIGAAAPLELLSLGLSPHMPVARLRRLRTADEVVMAIETTTIPALYMPDPQQVTDSLYGYLESRGTIPMRALQHIRAVNATAEQAKLANIKTGEAMLHITRVSYLDNGAAVELTHSYCRSDYYEFVAESRR, encoded by the coding sequence ATGCTAGCCAAACTGTCGGCCTTCAAACCCAATCCGGCCAGCGACACGCCGCTCTACATGCAGTTGGCGAACATGCTGTCGGACGGCATCGCCAGCGGCGACTGGCGCGCCAACCAGGCCCTGCCCTCCGAGCGCGTGCTGTCGGACATCCTCGAAATCTCGCGCGTCACGGCGCGCAAGGCCATCGACATGCTGTGCGACCGGGGCATGCTGACGCGCAAGCGCGGTTCAGGTACCTACATCACGCCCAAGCTGGAGCAGCCGCTGTCGCGCCTGACCAGCTTTTCGGAAGAATTGCGCCAGCGCGGGTTTACGGCCGGCTCGCGCTGGCTGCAGCGCGACATCGGCGCGGCGGCGCCGCTGGAACTGCTGTCGCTGGGCCTGTCGCCGCACATGCCGGTGGCGCGCCTGCGCCGCTTGCGCACGGCCGACGAAGTGGTGATGGCGATCGAAACGACCACCATCCCCGCGCTGTACATGCCGGACCCGCAGCAGGTGACCGATTCGCTGTACGGCTACCTGGAGTCGCGCGGCACCATCCCGATGCGCGCGCTGCAGCATATCCGCGCCGTCAACGCCACGGCGGAACAGGCCAAGCTGGCCAATATCAAGACGGGTGAAGCCATGCTGCACATCACCCGTGTCAGTTATCTCGACAACGGCGCAGCGGTGGAACTGACCCACTCGTATTGCCGCAGTGATTATTATGAATTCGTAGCGGAGTCGCGCAGATGA
- a CDS encoding MFS transporter: protein MNDKSSNSISSSGARSPISWVPTLYFAQGLPFYAVALVAGLMFKSLGVPNDQIARWTGLIGFAWVFKSLWSPFLELASSKKAMVVLFQFLGGLSLGLIALALQTPLWFAACVAVLFVAALASSTHDIVCDGLYIASLSDKQQAAYAGWQGAFFNAGKFISLGGLVILAGYLEKNIGVKPAWSVIFLIIGAMMLSLAAYHLWSLPQVRNVAVADKSVAGISRTLWDVLVDFLKKPGIWGMIAFIILFRAGEAQVQTIGPLFLREARELGGLGLSTTEVGAVYGTAGTVAFLLGSIGGGYFTSWLGLKRAMLFLILAMNLPNLVFYYLSHSMPTDLALITAALSVEMFGYGFGFVGLILFMMQVVSVGKYQTAHYAFATGVMQLGFVLFKMISGDIQTALGYKTFFLWVLVSAVPVLILSRFMRIGPKDPADQPDLSKADSPPAPANAS, encoded by the coding sequence ATGAACGACAAGAGCAGCAACAGCATCAGCAGCAGCGGCGCCCGCAGCCCGATTTCCTGGGTTCCCACGCTGTACTTCGCCCAGGGCCTGCCGTTTTACGCGGTGGCCCTGGTGGCCGGCCTGATGTTCAAGAGCCTGGGCGTGCCGAACGACCAGATCGCCCGCTGGACGGGCCTGATCGGCTTTGCCTGGGTCTTCAAGTCGCTGTGGAGTCCCTTCCTCGAACTGGCGTCGAGCAAGAAGGCCATGGTGGTGCTGTTCCAGTTCCTCGGCGGCCTGAGCCTGGGCCTGATCGCGCTGGCCCTGCAAACGCCGCTGTGGTTCGCCGCCTGCGTGGCCGTGCTGTTCGTCGCCGCGCTGGCGTCCTCGACGCACGACATCGTCTGCGACGGCCTGTATATCGCCAGCCTGTCCGACAAGCAGCAGGCCGCCTACGCGGGCTGGCAGGGCGCCTTCTTCAATGCGGGCAAGTTCATCTCGCTGGGCGGCCTGGTGATCCTGGCCGGCTACCTGGAAAAAAATATCGGCGTCAAGCCTGCCTGGTCGGTGATCTTCCTCATCATCGGCGCCATGATGCTGTCGCTGGCCGCCTACCATCTGTGGTCGCTGCCGCAGGTGCGCAACGTGGCCGTGGCCGACAAGAGCGTGGCCGGCATCAGCCGCACCCTGTGGGACGTGCTGGTGGACTTCCTGAAAAAGCCCGGCATCTGGGGCATGATCGCCTTCATCATCCTGTTCCGCGCCGGCGAGGCGCAAGTGCAGACCATCGGCCCGCTGTTCCTGCGCGAAGCGCGCGAACTGGGCGGCCTGGGCCTGTCGACGACGGAAGTGGGCGCCGTGTACGGCACGGCCGGCACCGTCGCCTTCCTGCTGGGCAGCATCGGCGGCGGCTACTTCACTTCCTGGCTGGGATTGAAACGCGCCATGCTGTTCCTGATCCTGGCCATGAATTTACCGAACCTGGTGTTCTATTACCTGAGCCACAGCATGCCGACCGACCTGGCGCTGATCACGGCCGCCCTCAGCGTGGAGATGTTCGGCTATGGCTTCGGCTTCGTCGGCCTGATCCTGTTCATGATGCAGGTGGTCTCCGTGGGCAAATACCAGACGGCCCACTATGCGTTCGCCACCGGCGTGATGCAGCTGGGCTTCGTGCTGTTCAAGATGATCAGCGGCGACATCCAGACGGCGCTCGGCTACAAGACCTTTTTCCTGTGGGTGCTGGTGTCGGCCGTGCCGGTCCTGATCCTGTCGCGCTTCATGCGCATCGGTCCGAAAGACCCCGCCGACCAGCCCGACCTGAGCAAGGCCGATTCCCCGCCGGCACCGGCCAACGCCAGCTAG
- the nagA gene encoding N-acetylglucosamine-6-phosphate deacetylase, whose translation MSSTIKGNILTPGGWIHGAIAFGERVDSIEGSSIHPSQNSDDYILPGFIDLHVHGGAGKDIMEGGEAVYTIAAIHARHGTTSLLATTMTAPPEDIDMALTAIGAAAKDRRPNTARVLGAHLEGPYINSGKLGAQPNYARAATLAEIERLQTLAKLRVITVAPEIAGHLELVRALADAGVRVQIGHTLGSYEDGVAALEHGAMGFTHLFNAMSGLHHREPGMVGAALAHAEYAELIPDLLHVHPGAIKVALRAIPRLYCVTDSTAATGMPDGEYMLGRHAVQKCMGGVRLPDGTLAGSTLTLDQALRNLVGLGLDLADASKRVSTNAADYLGLEERGRLAPGTYADLVVLDRDLKLKAVYIEGEICDLNDA comes from the coding sequence ATGAGCAGCACTATCAAAGGCAATATCCTTACCCCAGGTGGCTGGATCCACGGCGCCATCGCCTTCGGCGAGCGCGTGGACAGCATCGAAGGCAGTTCCATCCACCCGTCGCAGAACAGCGACGACTACATCCTGCCCGGCTTCATCGACCTGCACGTGCATGGCGGCGCCGGCAAGGACATCATGGAAGGCGGCGAAGCCGTCTACACCATCGCGGCCATCCATGCGCGCCACGGCACCACCAGCCTGCTGGCCACCACCATGACGGCGCCGCCGGAAGACATCGACATGGCGCTGACGGCCATCGGCGCCGCCGCCAAGGACCGCCGCCCGAACACGGCGCGCGTGCTGGGCGCCCACCTGGAAGGCCCGTACATCAATTCCGGCAAGCTCGGCGCGCAGCCGAACTACGCGCGCGCCGCCACGCTGGCCGAAATCGAGCGCCTGCAAACGCTGGCCAAGCTGCGCGTCATCACCGTGGCGCCGGAAATCGCCGGCCACCTGGAACTGGTGCGCGCATTGGCCGACGCCGGCGTGCGCGTGCAGATCGGCCACACGCTCGGCTCCTATGAAGACGGCGTGGCCGCGCTGGAACACGGCGCCATGGGCTTCACGCACCTGTTCAACGCCATGAGCGGCCTGCACCACCGCGAGCCGGGCATGGTCGGCGCCGCCCTGGCGCACGCCGAATACGCCGAACTGATCCCCGACCTGCTGCACGTGCATCCGGGCGCCATCAAGGTGGCCCTGCGCGCCATCCCGCGCCTGTACTGCGTCACCGATTCGACCGCCGCCACCGGCATGCCGGACGGCGAATACATGCTGGGCCGCCACGCCGTGCAGAAATGCATGGGCGGCGTGCGCCTGCCCGACGGCACGCTGGCGGGCAGCACCCTGACCCTGGACCAGGCGCTGCGCAACCTGGTGGGACTGGGGCTGGACCTGGCCGACGCGTCCAAGCGCGTGTCGACCAACGCCGCCGATTACCTGGGCCTGGAAGAACGCGGCCGGCTGGCCCCCGGTACTTACGCCGATCTGGTGGTACTCGATCGCGATCTCAAACTCAAAGCTGTGTATATAGAAGGAGAAATCTGTGACCTCAATGATGCTTAA
- a CDS encoding carbohydrate ABC transporter permease, whose protein sequence is MKTRSRPLKTRLQILGHYAVLCAIAVVCVFPFWWTLVTAISTEGNIFAFPPTFWPKAPSLENFVEVFNAIPIWSFFKNSVLIAVLTVFWKLLLCSLAAYPLARLKFRGRKLVFGLILATLVLPSEVNFLVNFITITQMSLVDTYTGVILPNVVTAVAILLLKQAFEEVPQDLIDAARVDGASEWVIFSRIMLPLITPWLATVGILTAVESWNEYIWPSIVMSKPDEFPLSVGVLYLRGTFGSSTRVIAAGTLITIVPTLLAFLFTQRFFMRGMDGAVK, encoded by the coding sequence ATGAAAACCCGTTCCCGCCCCCTGAAAACCCGCCTGCAGATACTGGGCCACTATGCCGTGCTGTGCGCGATCGCCGTCGTCTGCGTCTTCCCGTTCTGGTGGACGCTGGTGACGGCCATCTCCACGGAAGGCAATATCTTCGCCTTCCCGCCCACCTTCTGGCCGAAGGCGCCATCGCTGGAGAACTTCGTCGAAGTGTTCAACGCGATTCCCATCTGGTCGTTCTTCAAGAACTCGGTGCTGATCGCCGTGTTGACCGTGTTCTGGAAACTGCTGCTGTGCTCATTGGCCGCGTATCCGCTGGCGCGCCTGAAATTCCGCGGCCGCAAGCTCGTGTTCGGCCTGATCCTCGCCACCCTGGTGCTGCCGTCCGAAGTGAACTTCCTCGTCAACTTCATCACCATCACGCAAATGAGCCTGGTCGATACCTACACGGGCGTGATCCTGCCCAACGTGGTGACAGCCGTGGCCATTTTGCTGCTCAAGCAGGCGTTCGAGGAAGTGCCGCAGGACCTGATCGACGCGGCACGCGTGGATGGCGCCTCCGAGTGGGTCATCTTCAGCCGCATCATGCTGCCGCTGATCACGCCGTGGCTGGCCACCGTCGGCATCCTGACGGCCGTCGAATCGTGGAACGAATACATCTGGCCGTCCATCGTCATGAGCAAGCCCGATGAATTCCCGCTGTCGGTCGGCGTGCTGTATTTGCGCGGCACTTTCGGCAGCAGCACGCGCGTGATCGCGGCCGGCACCCTGATCACCATCGTGCCGACCCTGCTGGCATTCCTGTTTACCCAGCGCTTCTTCATGCGCGGCATGGACGGCGCCGTCAAATGA
- a CDS encoding ABC transporter ATP-binding protein, which produces MAHIVLKNIVKLYDDKHPVIHGIDLDIGDGEFVVFVGPSGCGKSTLLRMIAGLEDITDGELHIGGKLANDIAPAERGLAMVFQSYALYPHMTVFENMAFALSLAGHKKADVRAAVERAADILQITPLLKRKPKDLSGGQRQRVAIGRAIVRKPQVFLFDEPLSNLDASLRVQMRVEISRLHQELKTTMIYVTHDQVEAMTLGERIVVFNGGRIEQVGSPHALYNNPGNLFVAGFLGAPKMNFIACVAVASGPGTVAVRLPGGAVIEVEASGEAVAPGDPLTLGVRAEHVSLRSNGNAGDNVVDAAVSHVEYLGDVAIVYASMPGVAEMLAVKLPAEDGLRQAGDAMRLHLPPQRCLLFDAAGQALARTFAAPAQPFM; this is translated from the coding sequence ATGGCACATATCGTTTTAAAGAATATCGTCAAGCTGTACGACGACAAGCACCCCGTCATCCACGGCATCGACCTCGATATCGGCGACGGCGAATTCGTCGTCTTCGTGGGGCCGTCCGGTTGCGGCAAGTCCACCCTGCTGCGCATGATCGCCGGCCTGGAAGACATCACGGACGGCGAGCTGCACATCGGCGGCAAGCTGGCCAACGATATCGCCCCGGCCGAGCGGGGCCTGGCCATGGTCTTCCAGAGCTACGCCCTGTATCCGCACATGACCGTGTTCGAGAACATGGCGTTCGCCCTGAGCCTGGCCGGCCACAAGAAAGCGGACGTGCGCGCCGCCGTCGAACGCGCGGCCGACATCCTGCAGATCACGCCTCTGCTCAAGCGCAAGCCCAAGGACCTGTCGGGCGGCCAGCGCCAGCGCGTGGCCATCGGCCGCGCCATCGTGCGCAAGCCGCAAGTGTTCCTGTTCGACGAGCCGCTGTCGAACCTGGACGCCTCGCTGCGCGTGCAGATGCGCGTGGAAATCTCGCGCCTGCACCAGGAGCTGAAGACCACCATGATCTATGTCACGCATGACCAGGTCGAGGCGATGACCCTGGGCGAGCGCATCGTCGTCTTCAATGGCGGGCGCATCGAGCAGGTGGGCAGCCCGCACGCGCTGTACAACAATCCCGGCAACCTGTTCGTGGCCGGCTTCCTCGGCGCGCCGAAGATGAACTTCATCGCCTGCGTAGCCGTCGCCAGCGGTCCCGGCACGGTGGCCGTGCGCCTGCCCGGCGGCGCCGTGATCGAGGTCGAGGCCAGCGGCGAGGCCGTGGCGCCGGGCGACCCGCTGACCCTGGGCGTGCGCGCCGAGCATGTCAGCCTGCGCAGCAATGGCAATGCGGGCGACAACGTGGTCGATGCGGCCGTCAGCCACGTCGAATACCTGGGCGACGTGGCCATCGTCTACGCCAGCATGCCGGGCGTGGCCGAGATGCTGGCCGTCAAGCTGCCGGCCGAGGATGGCTTGCGCCAGGCGGGCGATGCCATGCGCCTGCACCTGCCGCCGCAGCGCTGCCTGCTGTTCGATGCCGCAGGGCAAGCACTGGCGCGCACGTTTGCCGCACCAGCCCAGCCGTTTATGTGA
- a CDS encoding DUF5009 domain-containing protein: MTSFSSSMPPATAATATERLISLDAFRGFVIVAMIWVNYLAGMPGIAHWLEHAGPRADGITMPDLVFPGFLFMVGMAIPLALQRHCGHVTPALLGRLLWRSGSLMLAGVVLANAYRYDARAALLPQAMYFLLFYAAMILLWRQGAGKLELAAGGALMLFLLATFRGELNSEFSSTWLQPSWWGILGMIGWAYLLCSLLYLACRGSGTALMGVLALLIALYMGGTAGSLAFLPASINAIVNVPQVLGSTAANVLAGTLVGQLFLRGSPLGHAQRIRFMAWFALGLFAAGMLLRPYHHINKIAATESYTLVCSALILALFLVFYVVIDVWRWRAWAVVLLPAGTNALFAYIVPDLWQQLAAVLHLPRFWWPYLAAGGAAGLWNAAAVTALMLLFTALASRHGLKLKF; encoded by the coding sequence TTGACCTCTTTCTCCTCCTCCATGCCGCCAGCCACCGCAGCCACCGCCACCGAACGCCTGATCAGCCTGGACGCCTTCCGCGGCTTCGTGATCGTCGCCATGATCTGGGTCAACTACCTGGCCGGCATGCCCGGCATCGCCCACTGGCTCGAACACGCGGGACCGCGCGCCGACGGCATCACCATGCCGGACCTGGTCTTCCCCGGCTTCCTGTTCATGGTGGGCATGGCGATCCCGCTGGCCTTGCAGCGCCATTGCGGCCACGTCACGCCAGCCCTGCTGGGACGCCTGTTGTGGCGCTCAGGCAGCCTGATGCTGGCTGGCGTGGTGCTGGCGAACGCCTACCGCTACGATGCGCGGGCGGCGCTGCTGCCGCAGGCCATGTATTTCCTGCTGTTCTATGCGGCCATGATACTGCTGTGGCGCCAGGGCGCGGGCAAGCTGGAGCTGGCGGCGGGCGGCGCACTCATGCTGTTCCTGCTGGCAACGTTCCGGGGAGAATTGAACAGCGAGTTTTCCAGCACCTGGCTGCAACCGTCGTGGTGGGGCATCCTCGGCATGATAGGCTGGGCGTATCTGCTGTGCAGCTTGCTGTACCTGGCGTGCCGGGGCAGCGGCACGGCGCTGATGGGCGTGTTGGCCCTGCTGATCGCACTGTACATGGGCGGCACGGCCGGCAGCCTCGCTTTCCTGCCGGCCAGTATCAACGCCATCGTCAACGTGCCGCAGGTGCTCGGTTCGACGGCCGCCAATGTGCTGGCCGGCACCCTCGTGGGCCAGCTGTTCCTGCGCGGCTCCCCCTTGGGCCATGCACAGAGGATACGTTTCATGGCGTGGTTCGCGCTGGGACTGTTTGCCGCCGGCATGCTGCTGCGGCCATATCACCACATCAACAAGATCGCGGCGACGGAGTCCTACACGCTCGTGTGCAGCGCCCTCATCCTGGCCCTGTTCCTCGTGTTTTATGTCGTCATCGACGTGTGGCGCTGGCGCGCCTGGGCGGTCGTGCTGCTGCCCGCCGGCACCAATGCCCTGTTCGCCTACATCGTGCCCGACCTGTGGCAGCAGCTGGCGGCCGTGCTGCACCTGCCGCGCTTCTGGTGGCCCTATCTGGCGGCGGGCGGCGCGGCCGGCCTGTGGAATGCCGCCGCCGTCACCGCCCTGATGCTGCTCTTCACGGCCCTGGCCAGCCGTCACGGCCTGAAGCTGAAGTTCTAG
- a CDS encoding ABC transporter substrate-binding protein: MTIKRLLAVVACAGLLAPQAWAVEKIEFWTFSMKPKFTPYFNAVVARYEAQNPDVKIEWIDFPWDVIQTKLVTRIVAGTPPALVSLNVPWADEYARDGLLTPVDALLGEARASYIPSALADLRFKGRTYGFPMYSNVAVIAFNTAIFKQAGLTRGPASLDEQLAFARQIAQRTGKAGIAPALSKIDGLFMQQGLAVITDNRAVFNSPQHVALVQKLADTYKVGGLLKESLFAEDNFPAVIDAYKGGRLGMLLAPPTAMQRIRGDAKDIYAITDVAPAPLGPTGIADGGWLVHFAIPKGVPVRLLPSVGKFARFLTNDDNQLAFARQASVFPTTVRAAADPFFLATPQNAGAAEKAVAAGAMSMNHSRTLYVAGIDDYDELRRSLVKAVEAGVTGKQDVKQALDQAVAIWNRKLATLPRH, encoded by the coding sequence ATGACGATCAAGAGACTGTTGGCGGTTGTTGCCTGTGCGGGCCTGCTCGCGCCGCAGGCATGGGCTGTCGAGAAAATCGAATTCTGGACCTTCAGCATGAAGCCCAAGTTCACGCCGTATTTCAATGCGGTGGTGGCGCGCTATGAGGCGCAGAATCCCGACGTCAAGATCGAATGGATCGACTTCCCGTGGGACGTTATCCAGACCAAGCTGGTCACGCGCATCGTGGCCGGCACGCCGCCCGCGCTGGTCAGCCTGAACGTGCCCTGGGCCGATGAATATGCGCGCGACGGCCTGCTCACGCCCGTCGACGCGCTGCTCGGCGAGGCGCGCGCCAGCTACATTCCCAGCGCCCTGGCAGACCTGCGCTTCAAGGGCCGCACCTACGGCTTCCCCATGTACAGCAATGTCGCGGTGATCGCCTTCAATACCGCCATCTTCAAACAGGCAGGCCTCACGCGCGGCCCCGCCAGCCTCGACGAGCAGCTGGCGTTTGCGCGCCAGATCGCGCAGCGCACGGGCAAGGCCGGCATCGCCCCGGCGCTGTCGAAGATCGACGGCCTGTTCATGCAGCAGGGCCTGGCCGTCATCACCGACAACCGCGCCGTCTTCAATTCGCCGCAGCACGTGGCGCTGGTGCAGAAGCTGGCCGACACCTACAAGGTGGGCGGCCTGCTGAAGGAAAGCCTGTTCGCCGAAGACAATTTCCCGGCCGTAATCGACGCCTACAAGGGCGGGCGCCTGGGCATGCTGCTGGCGCCGCCCACGGCCATGCAGCGCATCCGCGGCGACGCGAAAGACATCTACGCCATCACCGACGTGGCGCCGGCGCCGCTGGGTCCCACCGGCATCGCCGACGGCGGCTGGCTGGTGCACTTCGCCATTCCGAAAGGCGTGCCGGTGCGCCTGCTGCCCTCGGTGGGCAAGTTCGCGCGCTTCCTGACGAACGACGACAACCAGCTGGCCTTCGCGCGCCAGGCCAGCGTCTTTCCCACCACCGTCAGGGCGGCCGCCGATCCGTTCTTCCTCGCCACGCCGCAGAACGCGGGCGCCGCCGAAAAGGCGGTGGCCGCCGGCGCCATGTCGATGAACCATTCGCGCACCCTGTACGTGGCCGGCATCGACGACTACGACGAATTGCGCCGCTCGCTGGTGAAAGCCGTCGAGGCGGGCGTGACGGGCAAGCAGGATGTGAAGCAGGCGCTGGACCAGGCCGTCGCCATCTGGAACCGCAAGCTGGCCACCCTGCCGCGCCACTAA
- a CDS encoding glycoside hydrolase family 3 N-terminal domain-containing protein yields the protein MSAAIATDLRLLAGQLLMTGIAGSELDAATAQWLLQNGLRAVCLRADNIVDKAQLARLTTDLRRVLGPRALIAIDTAAYPAWLPQPPSAMALSTVGDAELANGTGAATARGLRALGVNWLFAPLLKLDAAGNDAPAAAHAFGGDPAQATAMTLAWMAGCQSEGVACCARLYLPQQAAGTALPSVDKTRSQLEEHDFVPFRQAAAHAASMMSAHVSYPALDAQLPVSLSHAVMHGLLRKQWGYGGVLITPGIDAHGVDVSARALAAGADMALLPDAARLPAALDAVGAALASGALPLQSAGVRLQRLAAMAERYPAGAGLYAQEAADRIVMAEARRCCQSTAPLPPN from the coding sequence ATGAGCGCCGCCATCGCCACCGACCTGCGCCTGCTCGCCGGGCAGCTGCTGATGACTGGCATCGCCGGCAGCGAGCTCGATGCGGCCACGGCGCAGTGGCTGCTGCAGAACGGCTTGCGCGCCGTCTGCCTGCGCGCGGACAACATCGTCGACAAGGCGCAGCTGGCGCGCCTGACGACGGACTTGCGGCGCGTGCTGGGACCGCGGGCCCTGATCGCCATCGACACGGCAGCCTATCCGGCCTGGTTGCCCCAGCCCCCGAGCGCCATGGCCCTGAGCACCGTTGGCGATGCGGAACTGGCCAACGGCACGGGCGCGGCGACGGCGCGCGGCCTGCGCGCGCTCGGCGTCAACTGGCTCTTCGCGCCCCTGCTCAAGCTGGACGCGGCCGGCAACGACGCGCCGGCGGCGGCGCACGCATTTGGCGGCGACCCGGCGCAAGCCACGGCCATGACCCTGGCCTGGATGGCGGGCTGCCAATCCGAGGGCGTCGCCTGCTGCGCCAGGCTGTACCTGCCGCAGCAGGCGGCCGGTACAGCCCTGCCCAGCGTCGACAAGACCCGCTCGCAACTGGAGGAGCACGACTTCGTGCCCTTCCGCCAGGCTGCCGCGCATGCGGCCTCGATGATGAGCGCGCACGTGTCCTACCCCGCCCTCGATGCGCAGCTGCCCGTCAGCCTGTCGCACGCGGTGATGCACGGCCTGCTGCGCAAGCAGTGGGGCTACGGCGGGGTGCTGATCACGCCCGGCATCGACGCGCACGGCGTCGACGTCAGTGCGCGCGCGCTGGCCGCTGGCGCCGACATGGCCCTGCTGCCCGATGCGGCGCGCCTGCCGGCCGCCCTCGACGCCGTCGGCGCCGCGCTGGCGTCCGGCGCGCTGCCGCTGCAGTCGGCCGGCGTGCGCCTGCAGCGCCTGGCGGCCATGGCCGAACGCTATCCGGCCGGCGCCGGACTGTATGCGCAGGAGGCGGCCGACCGCATCGTCATGGCCGAGGCCAGGCGCTGCTGCCAGAGCACGGCGCCCTTGCCCCCGAATTAA